A single region of the Nocardioides aquaticus genome encodes:
- a CDS encoding SRPBCC family protein, translating to MSTNERLVDATPDQVWAVLADGWLYPLWVVGATRMREVDDSWPAPGSVLHHSVGAWPLVLDDTTSVTACDLGRRLDLRARAWPSGEAAVSIELEAVGARTRVRIREDAVAGPGRLVPAPLRHLPLAWRNVETLRRLAYLAERRAG from the coding sequence GTGAGCACGAACGAACGCCTCGTCGATGCCACCCCCGACCAGGTCTGGGCGGTGCTGGCCGACGGCTGGCTCTACCCGCTGTGGGTCGTGGGTGCGACGCGGATGCGCGAGGTCGACGACTCCTGGCCCGCGCCGGGCTCGGTGCTGCACCACTCCGTCGGCGCCTGGCCGCTGGTGCTCGACGACACGACGTCGGTCACCGCCTGCGACCTGGGCCGCCGGCTCGACCTGCGCGCTCGGGCGTGGCCGTCCGGCGAGGCGGCTGTGTCGATCGAGCTGGAGGCGGTCGGCGCCCGGACCCGCGTACGCATCCGCGAGGACGCCGTCGCCGGACCGGGACGCCTGGTCCCCGCGCCCCTGCGGCACCTGCCGCTGGCCTGGCGCAACGTCGAGACGCTCCGGCGGCTGGCCTACCTGGCCGAGCGCCGGGCCGGCTGA
- a CDS encoding NAD(P)/FAD-dependent oxidoreductase, with product MKTYDVLVVGGGMVADAAAQALREQGHDGSIGILGEEPVPPFPRPALSKKLWTDPDFTQDGLDPRTAEQTGAEIHLATRVTSVDPQARTVTTADGTELGYGSLLVATGGRPRGVDGLPASDRVLHYRTLTDYQRLRALAGGGARVAVVGGGYIGSEIAAALSQQDCEVTVVHPEQVLGDTRFPEPLAQRFQQLFVDAGVRLLSGTSVDGGEQRGDEVSLRLSDGGVLDVDVVVVGMGIEPAGDVLDGVAERSEDGGIVVDERLRTTAEGVFAAGDVAEYPDRILGRRRVEHVDNASAMGAAVGRIIAGSDETYDHTPMFYSDVLGHGFEAMGSTSTDLETVVDERADGRTVVYYLTDAEVAGVLVWDGDGDELEGAEQLLAAHTRPANPVDLLGRL from the coding sequence GTGAAGACCTACGACGTCCTCGTCGTCGGCGGCGGCATGGTCGCCGACGCCGCCGCCCAGGCGCTGCGCGAGCAGGGCCACGACGGCTCGATCGGGATCCTCGGCGAGGAGCCGGTGCCGCCGTTCCCGCGCCCGGCGCTGTCCAAGAAGCTCTGGACCGACCCCGACTTCACCCAGGACGGGCTCGACCCGCGTACCGCGGAGCAGACCGGCGCCGAGATCCACCTGGCGACCCGGGTGACCTCGGTCGACCCGCAGGCCCGCACGGTCACCACCGCGGACGGCACCGAGCTCGGGTACGGCTCGCTGCTGGTCGCCACCGGTGGGCGCCCCCGCGGCGTCGACGGGCTGCCGGCCTCCGACCGGGTGCTGCACTACCGCACCCTGACCGACTACCAGCGCCTGCGCGCGCTGGCCGGAGGCGGTGCCCGCGTCGCCGTCGTCGGCGGCGGCTACATCGGCAGCGAGATCGCCGCCGCCCTGTCGCAGCAGGACTGCGAGGTCACCGTGGTCCACCCCGAGCAGGTGCTCGGCGACACCCGCTTCCCCGAGCCGCTGGCCCAGCGCTTCCAGCAGCTGTTCGTCGACGCCGGGGTCCGGCTGCTGTCGGGCACGTCGGTCGACGGCGGCGAGCAGCGCGGCGACGAGGTCAGCCTGCGCCTCTCGGACGGCGGGGTCCTCGACGTCGACGTCGTCGTGGTGGGGATGGGCATCGAGCCGGCCGGCGACGTCCTCGACGGCGTGGCGGAGCGGTCCGAGGACGGCGGCATCGTCGTGGACGAGCGGCTGCGGACCACGGCCGAGGGCGTGTTCGCCGCCGGTGACGTCGCCGAGTACCCCGACCGGATCCTCGGTCGGCGCCGCGTCGAGCACGTCGACAACGCCTCGGCGATGGGCGCCGCGGTCGGCCGGATCATCGCGGGATCGGACGAGACCTACGACCACACGCCGATGTTCTACTCCGACGTCCTGGGCCACGGGTTCGAGGCCATGGGCAGCACCTCCACGGACCTGGAGACGGTCGTCGACGAGCGCGCGGACGGCCGTACCGTCGTGTACTACCTCACCGACGCCGAGGTCGCCGGCGTCCTGGTCTGGGACGGCGACGGCGACGAGCTGGAGGGGGCCGAGCAGCTGCTGGCCGCCCACACCCGGCCGGCCAACCCGGTCGACCTGCTGGGCCGCCTCTAG
- a CDS encoding SRPBCC family protein produces MTTVTRTFTVRPEPATVLDYLKDFTNAEEWDPGTERCTRNDTGPIVVGSTFHNESKIAGVGTELTYTLEKLTDDTIVLVGRNETATSTDTITVKPAAGGGSEVTYEAVIEMSGAAKLAAPAVKVVFEKIGNDVERDMTQALDRLAG; encoded by the coding sequence ATGACCACCGTCACCCGAACCTTCACCGTCCGACCCGAGCCCGCCACCGTCCTGGACTACCTCAAGGACTTCACGAACGCCGAGGAGTGGGACCCGGGCACGGAGCGCTGCACGCGCAACGACACCGGCCCGATCGTCGTGGGCTCGACCTTCCACAACGAGTCGAAGATCGCCGGGGTCGGCACGGAGCTGACCTACACGCTCGAGAAGCTGACCGACGACACGATCGTCCTGGTCGGGCGCAACGAGACCGCCACCTCGACCGACACGATCACCGTCAAGCCCGCGGCAGGCGGCGGCAGCGAGGTCACCTACGAGGCCGTGATCGAGATGTCCGGCGCCGCCAAGCTGGCCGCGCCCGCCGTCAAGGTCGTCTTCGAGAAGATCGGCAACGACGTCGAGCGTGACATGACCCAGGCGCTGGACCGCCTGGCCGGCTGA
- a CDS encoding glutaminase, with protein MRTPVPDYLQEVLGGCTADGGAVADDVPELAAADPDRLAVALTTLDGVTYSAGDDDVLFTVQSISKPFAYALALQDRGLAAVLEVVGTEPSGDAFNEISLEPGTGRPRNPMINIGAITTHSLVGEPGLAGAARSERLRRGLSAFAGRELVVDEAVLESEMGTAHRNLALAHMVRSRGTVTEDPTVLVREYTRQCALLVDVRDLAVMAATLAHHGVNPVTGERVVGARVARQVLSVMATCGMYDAAGDWLSVVGIPAKSGVAGGILGALPGEVGIGTFSPRLDRFGNSTRGVRVCERLSEDMGLHLMGMAPAGLAVVREVGLVHDDGGGTAWRAVLQGPVTFSGGERVLRELARIGADGVDVVLDLTRVSQVDDVGRRMLLEGVRRLGLDGHAVSVVDPELMLVVEDVGTPGPAR; from the coding sequence ATGAGGACCCCGGTGCCGGACTACCTCCAGGAGGTGCTCGGCGGCTGCACCGCCGACGGCGGTGCCGTGGCCGACGACGTGCCCGAGCTGGCGGCCGCCGACCCGGACCGGTTGGCCGTCGCGCTGACCACGCTCGACGGCGTCACCTACTCGGCCGGGGACGACGACGTGCTGTTCACCGTCCAGTCCATCTCCAAGCCGTTCGCCTACGCGCTGGCGCTCCAGGATCGGGGCCTGGCCGCCGTGCTCGAGGTCGTCGGCACCGAGCCGTCGGGCGACGCCTTCAACGAGATCTCGCTCGAGCCGGGCACGGGTCGTCCGCGCAACCCGATGATCAACATCGGAGCCATCACGACGCACTCGCTGGTGGGGGAGCCCGGCCTGGCCGGCGCGGCACGCTCGGAGCGCCTGCGCCGGGGGCTGTCGGCCTTCGCCGGCCGCGAGCTCGTCGTCGACGAGGCGGTCCTGGAGTCCGAGATGGGCACCGCGCACCGCAACCTGGCCCTGGCGCACATGGTCCGCAGCCGCGGGACGGTCACCGAGGACCCGACGGTCCTGGTGCGGGAGTACACCCGCCAGTGCGCGCTGCTGGTCGACGTCCGCGACCTCGCGGTGATGGCGGCGACCCTGGCCCACCACGGCGTCAACCCGGTGACCGGGGAGCGCGTGGTCGGGGCCCGGGTCGCCCGGCAGGTGCTGAGCGTGATGGCGACCTGCGGGATGTACGACGCCGCCGGCGACTGGCTGTCGGTGGTCGGCATCCCGGCCAAGTCCGGCGTGGCCGGGGGCATCCTCGGCGCCCTGCCCGGCGAGGTCGGGATCGGCACCTTCTCCCCGCGCCTGGACCGCTTCGGCAACAGCACCCGCGGCGTCCGGGTGTGCGAGCGGCTCTCCGAGGACATGGGGCTGCACCTGATGGGGATGGCCCCGGCCGGGCTCGCGGTGGTCCGCGAGGTCGGGCTGGTGCACGACGACGGCGGGGGGACGGCCTGGCGCGCGGTGCTGCAGGGCCCGGTGACCTTCTCCGGCGGCGAGCGGGTGCTGCGCGAGCTGGCCCGGATCGGCGCCGACGGCGTCGACGTCGTGCTGGACCTGACCCGGGTCTCCCAGGTCGACGACGTCGGGCGCCGGATGCTGCTGGAGGGGGTGCGCCGGCTCGGCCTCGACGGGCACGCCGTCAGCGTGGTCGACCCGGAGCTGATGCTGGTGGTCGAGGATGTGGGGACCCCCGGCCCGGCTCGGTAG